Below is a genomic region from Kribbella qitaiheensis.
GAGCCGATGAAGTTGTACGGGCTGCAGCCACCCCCGGGGCAACCACTGCTCAGCCGGAAGGCGTTGTAGAACTGCCGGCCGTTGGTGACACTGCCGGCCAGCGTCCGGCGGACGTTGGTCTCGGACTTCGTCCAGGTCTGCGGGTTGCCGATCAACGCGTAGGACACGCTCAGCAACTCGAAGTACTGGCCGTTCTTCGGCAACGAGGAGAAGCTCACGGTGACCGAACCGGTGCCTTCCTTGAACCGCGCGTTCGACGAGATGTACAGGTCGCCGCTCGCATAGTTCGTACCGGTGATGCCATGATCCGACGCAGCGTCGGCGGTGGTCACGCCGAGCGCCACCACTCCCGCGGCCACGGCACCCATCGCGACCATTCTCTTGACCATTCCACGACGATTCATTCTGCCTCACATTCGACTGGGCGTGCGGCCACACCGATCCGGCCGGATCCTTTCAGTGTTTCGCCACACGCTGTGAATAGAATGGCCTCAGAGTGAGTCCGTCGAGATCACCTGTCAAGCCCTCGATACGGATATCGATTCAGCCAAGAAATGAACGATTCGGAACCGCGGTAGGAACTATTCCTACCGGCGCTCGAACTGGTTTCAAGTAAATGTATAAATGCATTTGACGGCGCACGCCGAATAGGCCCCGGAACGGCGCGTGACGCGTCGGACCGCAGGCTGGGTACCGCTGTTGATGGCTCCCCCATGAGCCCCTAAGGCTGACGATCCCCCTCGGCAGGCTCACCCAGCCCGCCGCAATCGCAGTGGAAACATACAAGCACCTGCGCCCACACACAAGCACTCGCAGTAGCCATGACGTCGCGGCTACGGCGAGTGCTTGACTTCGGTCGAGATGCAGGCGGCGTCAGCGCAGGGTGTTGAAGGAGTCGCGGATGATCTCCAGCGCCTCGGTGGTCTCGTCCTCGGTCAGCGTCATCGGCGGCGCCATTCGCAGTACGTTGCCGTAGAGCCCGCCCTTGCCGATCAGCAGGCCGCGGTTCTTGGTCTCCTGCTGCAGCTTCGCCGTGGTCACCGGGTCCGGCTTGTTGTCGCCCGGCAGAACGATCTCGGCCGCCAGCATCAGCCCCTTGCCCCGGACGTCGCCCAGCTCAGGGAACTCCTCCGAGATGCCGCGCAGGCCGTCCATCAGCTGGGAACCACGCTTGGCCGCGTTCGCCTGCAGGTCGTGGTCGACCAGGTAGTCGATGGTCGCCTTCGCGGCGGTGGTCGAGATCGGGTTGCCGCCGAACGTCGACAGCGAGTTCGCGCTCAGGCTGTCCATCAGCTCGGGCCTCGCGACCACACCGCCGATGGCGAACCCGTTGCCGAGCCCCTTCGCGAACGTCATCGCATCGGGCACCACGTCGTGCGCCTGGATCCCCCAGAAGTGGTCGCCGGTCCGGCCCCACCCGGTCTGCACCTCGTCGGAGATCATCAGGATGCCGAACTCGTCGAGCACCTCCTTGAACGCGGCGTACAGGCCGTCGGGCGGCGACGAGAAACCGCCGACGCCCTGGATCGGCTCCAGGATCATGCAGGCGACGTCGCCGGACGTGGTGGTCTGGATGACCTCGCGGAGGTCGTCCGTGCACACCTTGATGTACTCCGCGTCCGGCAGGTCCTTGAACGGGCTGCGATAGCGGTACGCGCCTTGCACGTACTGGACGTTCACCGGCGACAGGCTGCTCGCCGACCAGCCGCGGTTGCCGGTGATCGCGACCGTGCCGAACGCGCGCCCGTGGTACGAGTTGCGCAGCGCGAGAACCTGGTTGGAGCGACGCTTCTGGGTCGCGAGCAGCAGGGCCGCCTCGTTCGCCTCGGTGCCTGAGTTGGTGAAGAAGACCTTGGCGTCCGGGATCCCGGACAGCTCGGCGATCTTCTCGGCCAGCTCGATCTGCCGCCGGATCAGGTACACCGTGGAGGTGTGCGCGATCCCGGTCTCGAGCTGGGCCCGGACGGCGTCGGAGATCTCGGCGATGTCGTACCCGATCGCGTTGGTCAGGATGCCGGCGAAGAAGTCCAGGTACTCCTTGCCCTCACCGTCGGTCACCCGGCGGCCGGACCCCTTGACGATCTCGATCGGCTGCTCGTAGTACAACGACAACCAGTCGGGCATGACGGCCTTGTGACGCTCCCAGAGTTCCGCATGAGTCATGTCTAAGCATTACCTCATCGGTGGGGTTCGCAGATAGGGGGCTCCTATCGATCTAGGGTGCTGCTCGTGACAATGCCGAGCATTCCGCATGTGGATATCGAGTCCTTGGAGCATTTCGACCGGATCGTGGCTGCCGGAGCGACCTCGATGACCGGCTGGCGGGTCCAGTCGGTGCCGCTGCTCGAGCGGACCCCCGTCCTCCGGAAGCTCGGGCCGGCCGGGTCCGTGTTCCTCGGCTGCGCGCTCGAGGAGGACGCCTCCACCTGGATCCGCGACGGTGGCGGGCTGATCTTCCCGGCGATCCCGGAGCTGCCCTTCGATCCGTACCGGGGCTTCCTGTACTCCGCGGACGAGTTGTACGCCGGCCTGTCGTCCGGCTACGAAGCCACTCCGGACGCCCAGATCTACGCCTGGTCGCGACAGCAGGACG
It encodes:
- a CDS encoding aspartate aminotransferase family protein, producing the protein MTHAELWERHKAVMPDWLSLYYEQPIEIVKGSGRRVTDGEGKEYLDFFAGILTNAIGYDIAEISDAVRAQLETGIAHTSTVYLIRRQIELAEKIAELSGIPDAKVFFTNSGTEANEAALLLATQKRRSNQVLALRNSYHGRAFGTVAITGNRGWSASSLSPVNVQYVQGAYRYRSPFKDLPDAEYIKVCTDDLREVIQTTTSGDVACMILEPIQGVGGFSSPPDGLYAAFKEVLDEFGILMISDEVQTGWGRTGDHFWGIQAHDVVPDAMTFAKGLGNGFAIGGVVARPELMDSLSANSLSTFGGNPISTTAAKATIDYLVDHDLQANAAKRGSQLMDGLRGISEEFPELGDVRGKGLMLAAEIVLPGDNKPDPVTTAKLQQETKNRGLLIGKGGLYGNVLRMAPPMTLTEDETTEALEIIRDSFNTLR